Proteins co-encoded in one Mycobacterium mantenii genomic window:
- a CDS encoding error-prone DNA polymerase yields the protein MGWFNGPPSWAEMERVLDSKPRHAGVPVVPGEDAPLSPKRGTYRPPDDGRAPRSSVAYAELHAHSAFSFLDGASTPEELAEEAARLDLRALALTDHDGLYGAVRFAEAAAELDLHTVFGAELSLGPGARTEQPDPPGPHLLVLARGAEGYRRLSRQLAAAHLAGGEKGKPRYDVDALTEAAGGHWHILTGCRKGHVRQALSEGGPPAAERALADLVDRFGAHRVSIELTHHGQPLDDERNAALAALAPRFGVGVVATTGAHFAAPSRRRLAMAMGAIRARQSLDSAAGWLAPLGGSHLRSGAEMARLFAQRPDVVAAAADLGEQCAFGLALIAPQLPPFDVPAGRTEDSWLRQLTMAGARDRYGSAESAPRAYSQIEHELKVIAQLTFPGYFLVVHDIARFCRDNNILCQGRGSAANSAVCYALGVTAVDPVANELLFERFLSPARDGPPDIDMDIESDQREKVIQYVYDKYGRDYAAQVANVITYRGKIAVRDMARALGFSQGQQDAWSKQISHWSGLADSPDVEGIPEPVVDLANQIRNLPRHMGIHSGGMVICDRPIADVCPVEWARMENRSVLQWDKDDCAAIGLVKFDLLGLGMLSALHYAIDLVAEHKGIEVDLARLDLSEPAVYEMLARADSVGVFQVESRAQMATLPRLKPRVFYDLVVEVALIRPGPIQGGSVHPYIRRRNGLDPVVYDHPSMEPALRKTLGVPLFQEQLMQLAVDCAGFSAAEADQLRRAMGSKRSTERMRRLRGRFYEGMRALHGADDEVIDRTYEKLEAFANFGFPESHALSFASLVFYSSWFKLHHPAAFCAALLRAQPMGFYSPQSLVADARRHGVTVHGPDVNASLAHATLENDGTEVRLGLGAVRHIGDDLAEQLVDERKVNGPFTSLLDLTTRLQLSVPQTEALATAGALGCFDMSRREALWAAGAAATQRPGRLPGVGSSSHIPALPGMSELELAAADVWATGVSPDSYPTQFLRADLDAMGVVPAEKLGSVPDGDRVLIAGAVTHRQRPGTAQGVTFINLEDETGMVNVLCVPGVWARHRKLANSAPALLVRGQVQNASGAITVVAERMGRITLAVGSKSRDFR from the coding sequence GTGGGCTGGTTTAACGGGCCGCCGAGTTGGGCGGAAATGGAGCGGGTGCTCGACAGCAAGCCGCGCCATGCCGGCGTGCCGGTGGTGCCCGGGGAGGACGCCCCACTGTCGCCCAAGCGTGGAACCTACCGGCCTCCGGATGACGGGCGGGCGCCCCGCTCGTCCGTCGCTTATGCCGAACTGCACGCGCATTCGGCGTTCAGCTTTCTCGACGGGGCGAGCACGCCCGAGGAGCTGGCCGAGGAGGCGGCCCGGCTGGACCTGCGCGCCCTGGCGCTCACCGATCACGACGGCCTGTACGGGGCGGTGCGGTTCGCCGAAGCGGCGGCCGAACTCGACCTGCACACCGTGTTCGGCGCCGAACTGTCGCTTGGCCCCGGTGCCCGCACCGAGCAGCCCGATCCACCCGGCCCGCACCTGCTGGTGCTGGCCCGCGGGGCGGAGGGCTACCGGCGGTTGTCGCGGCAACTGGCCGCGGCGCATCTGGCCGGCGGTGAGAAGGGCAAGCCCCGTTACGATGTCGACGCGCTGACCGAGGCCGCCGGCGGGCACTGGCACATCCTGACCGGCTGTCGCAAAGGGCATGTGCGACAAGCGCTTTCCGAGGGCGGCCCACCGGCGGCCGAGCGGGCACTGGCCGACCTGGTGGACCGGTTCGGCGCTCACCGGGTCAGTATCGAGCTGACCCATCACGGTCAACCGCTCGACGACGAACGCAACGCCGCGCTGGCCGCGCTGGCCCCACGCTTCGGGGTCGGCGTCGTCGCCACCACCGGCGCGCATTTCGCGGCGCCGTCGCGGCGCCGGCTGGCGATGGCGATGGGCGCCATCCGGGCGCGGCAGTCCCTGGATTCGGCCGCCGGTTGGCTGGCCCCGCTGGGCGGTTCGCACCTGCGCTCCGGCGCGGAGATGGCCCGGCTGTTCGCCCAGCGGCCCGACGTGGTGGCCGCGGCCGCCGACCTGGGTGAGCAGTGCGCGTTCGGGCTGGCGCTCATCGCGCCGCAGCTGCCGCCGTTCGACGTGCCCGCCGGGCGCACCGAGGACAGCTGGCTGCGGCAGTTGACCATGGCCGGCGCGCGCGACCGCTACGGATCGGCCGAAAGTGCGCCACGCGCGTATTCCCAGATCGAACACGAGCTGAAAGTCATTGCCCAGCTGACATTTCCGGGATATTTCCTGGTGGTGCACGACATCGCCCGGTTCTGCCGGGACAACAACATTCTGTGCCAGGGCCGGGGATCGGCCGCCAACTCCGCGGTCTGTTACGCCCTCGGCGTCACGGCCGTCGACCCGGTGGCCAACGAGCTGCTGTTCGAGCGTTTTCTGTCGCCGGCCCGCGACGGGCCGCCCGACATCGACATGGACATCGAGTCCGATCAGCGCGAAAAGGTGATCCAGTACGTCTACGACAAATACGGCCGCGACTACGCCGCCCAGGTCGCCAACGTCATCACCTACCGGGGCAAGATCGCGGTGCGCGACATGGCCCGCGCCCTGGGCTTCTCGCAGGGCCAGCAGGACGCGTGGAGCAAGCAGATCAGCCACTGGAGCGGGCTGGCCGACTCACCCGATGTGGAGGGCATCCCCGAACCGGTGGTCGATTTGGCGAACCAGATCCGGAACCTGCCGCGGCACATGGGGATTCATTCCGGCGGCATGGTGATCTGCGACCGCCCGATCGCCGACGTGTGCCCGGTGGAGTGGGCGCGCATGGAGAATCGCAGCGTCCTGCAGTGGGACAAAGACGACTGTGCGGCAATCGGTTTGGTGAAGTTCGACCTGCTCGGGCTGGGGATGCTCTCGGCGCTGCACTATGCCATCGACCTGGTGGCCGAGCACAAGGGGATCGAGGTGGACCTGGCCCGCCTCGACCTCTCCGAGCCGGCGGTGTACGAGATGCTGGCCCGCGCCGATTCCGTCGGCGTGTTCCAGGTGGAGTCGCGCGCGCAGATGGCCACCCTGCCGCGGCTGAAGCCGCGGGTGTTCTACGACCTGGTGGTGGAGGTCGCGCTGATCCGCCCCGGCCCCATCCAGGGCGGCTCGGTGCACCCCTACATCCGGCGGCGCAACGGTCTCGACCCAGTCGTCTACGACCACCCGTCCATGGAGCCGGCGCTGCGAAAGACGCTGGGAGTGCCGCTCTTTCAGGAGCAGTTGATGCAGCTCGCGGTCGACTGCGCCGGATTCTCGGCCGCCGAGGCCGATCAGCTGCGCCGCGCCATGGGCTCCAAGCGGTCGACCGAACGCATGCGACGGCTGCGCGGCCGGTTCTACGAGGGCATGCGCGCACTGCACGGTGCCGACGACGAGGTGATCGACCGCACCTACGAAAAGCTGGAGGCCTTCGCCAATTTCGGCTTCCCGGAAAGCCATGCGCTGAGCTTCGCGTCGCTGGTGTTCTACTCGTCGTGGTTCAAGCTGCACCACCCGGCGGCGTTCTGTGCGGCGCTGCTGCGCGCCCAGCCGATGGGGTTCTACTCGCCGCAGTCGCTGGTGGCCGACGCGCGCCGGCACGGCGTGACGGTGCACGGCCCGGACGTCAACGCCAGCCTGGCGCACGCCACCCTCGAGAACGACGGGACGGAGGTCCGCCTCGGCCTGGGTGCGGTCCGCCACATCGGCGACGATCTGGCCGAACAACTCGTCGACGAGCGAAAAGTCAACGGCCCGTTCACCTCTCTGCTGGACCTGACGACCCGATTGCAGCTCTCGGTGCCGCAGACCGAGGCGCTGGCGACGGCGGGGGCGCTGGGCTGCTTCGACATGTCCCGGCGCGAGGCGTTGTGGGCGGCCGGGGCGGCGGCCACCCAGCGGCCGGGCCGGCTGCCCGGGGTGGGGTCGTCCTCGCACATCCCGGCGCTGCCCGGGATGAGCGAGCTGGAGCTGGCCGCCGCCGACGTGTGGGCCACCGGCGTCTCCCCGGACAGTTACCCGACGCAGTTCCTCCGGGCCGATCTGGACGCGATGGGGGTGGTGCCCGCCGAGAAACTGGGCTCGGTGCCCGACGGCGACCGGGTGCTGATCGCGGGCGCGGTCACCCACCGGCAGCGACCCGGAACGGCGCAGGGGGTCACGTTCATCAACCTCGAGGACGAGACCGGGATGGTCAACGTGCTCTGCGTGCCGGGGGTGTGGGCGCGGCACCGCAAGCTGGCGAACTCGGCCCCGGCGCTGCTGGTGCGCGGGCAGGTCCAAAACGCCAGCGGCGCGATCACCGTCGTCGCCGAGCGGATGGGCCGCATCACCCTGGCGGTCGGCTCGAAGTCGCGCGACTTCCGCTGA
- a CDS encoding wax ester/triacylglycerol synthase domain-containing protein — protein MAQTLDTAFLQAHDPDQHASLAIGAVAIVGGVAPDYERLKRLLAERIQPIARCTQLLRAHPLSQAWVDCPDFNLAHHVRRVAIPHPGDEAELSRAIAYALERPLDLDRPPWECWVIEGLKGNRWAILMKTHHGLLDGNSAARLISRLCDDADADTFANNAAGKQVSPPPVDKPGWAEALWRASSVAGNVTATLVGAMWPAVRTDAATTSQRYSTVRVPIADVDSVCRKFKVSANDVALAAITEGFRTALLGRGEEPRADSLRTLAPMPVRSAMLSHLPVEHDDPVRRLQTVHTRWQAKQSAQPRPAGIVESAIGFLPTVLRSNVLQLLSRLPQRAIVTLATNAPGPRRRLQVMGQTLERLLPIPPTATALHTGVAVLSYGDELVFGITAEQGDAFDVKQLAAGIELGMARLVALGDDSVLLFNRRKRPARPVVRPVPPTHPSAPGQARH, from the coding sequence ATGGCACAGACACTGGATACGGCATTCCTTCAAGCCCATGACCCGGACCAGCACGCGAGCCTGGCGATCGGGGCGGTCGCCATCGTCGGCGGCGTCGCGCCCGACTACGAGCGGCTGAAACGCCTTCTGGCGGAACGTATCCAGCCGATCGCGCGCTGCACGCAGCTGCTCCGCGCGCATCCGCTGAGCCAGGCGTGGGTCGACTGCCCGGACTTCAACCTGGCCCACCATGTGCGCCGGGTGGCGATTCCCCACCCCGGTGACGAGGCCGAGCTGTCCCGGGCCATCGCCTACGCCCTGGAACGGCCCCTGGATCTGGACCGGCCGCCGTGGGAGTGCTGGGTCATCGAAGGCCTCAAGGGCAACCGCTGGGCGATCCTGATGAAAACCCATCACGGCCTGCTCGACGGCAACTCGGCCGCGCGCCTGATCAGCCGGCTGTGCGACGACGCCGACGCCGATACCTTTGCCAACAACGCTGCGGGCAAGCAGGTTTCGCCACCGCCGGTGGACAAACCGGGCTGGGCGGAGGCGCTGTGGCGGGCGTCGTCGGTCGCCGGCAACGTCACCGCCACCCTGGTCGGTGCGATGTGGCCGGCCGTGCGTACCGACGCGGCCACCACGTCCCAGCGCTACAGCACGGTGCGGGTCCCGATCGCCGACGTCGACAGCGTCTGCCGCAAGTTCAAAGTCAGCGCCAACGATGTCGCGCTCGCCGCCATCACCGAGGGGTTCCGCACCGCGCTGCTCGGCCGCGGCGAGGAGCCGCGGGCCGACTCGCTGCGCACCCTGGCTCCGATGCCGGTCCGCTCGGCCATGCTCTCGCACCTGCCCGTCGAACACGACGACCCGGTGCGGCGCTTGCAGACGGTGCACACCAGGTGGCAGGCCAAGCAAAGCGCCCAGCCGCGACCGGCCGGCATCGTGGAGTCGGCGATCGGCTTCCTGCCAACCGTGTTGCGCAGCAACGTCTTACAGTTGCTCTCCCGCCTGCCGCAGCGCGCCATCGTGACGTTGGCCACCAACGCGCCGGGGCCGCGCCGTCGGCTTCAGGTGATGGGCCAGACGCTGGAACGGCTGCTGCCGATCCCCCCGACCGCCACGGCGCTGCACACCGGCGTCGCGGTGTTGAGCTACGGCGACGAACTGGTCTTCGGGATCACCGCCGAACAGGGCGACGCGTTCGACGTCAAGCAGCTGGCCGCCGGCATCGAGCTGGGCATGGCGCGACTGGTGGCGCTCGGCGACGACTCCGTGCTGCTGTTCAACCGGCGCAAGCGTCCCGCGCGCCCGGTGGTTCGGCCCGTGCCGCCGACGCATCCGTCGGCGCCGGGGCAAGCGCGCCACTGA
- the otsB gene encoding trehalose-phosphatase produces the protein MGKSGPVIIDPRRHDAVLFDADGALGSTLAAQLRENGLGTAVIAADGPVQAADRLTVRPGRCVVVAGGAAGVEAARAAGFALVIGVDPGGQGDALGEAGADAVVGDLGDITVRTGDHRMSQLPDALQALTGAADGPATRRPAVFFDFDGTLSDIVDDPDAARPVAGATEALGKLATRCPVAVLSGRDLADVTKRVGVPGIWYAGSHGFELTAPDGSHHQNDDAAAAIPVLEQAAGQLRDRLGAIPGVVVEHKRFGVAVHYRNAARDRVGEVLAAVRAAGRRDALRVTTGREVIELRPDLDWDKGKTLRWVIDHLHEAESGPLTPVYLGDDITDEDAFDAVRADGVPILVRHSDDGDRATAALFALDSPTLAAEFTDRLADQLAR, from the coding sequence ATGGGCAAGTCGGGGCCGGTTATCATCGACCCGCGCCGCCATGACGCGGTGCTCTTCGACGCCGACGGCGCGCTCGGCTCGACGTTGGCGGCCCAACTGCGGGAGAACGGGTTGGGCACTGCCGTCATCGCGGCCGACGGCCCGGTGCAGGCCGCCGACCGGCTGACGGTGCGCCCCGGCCGCTGCGTCGTGGTCGCCGGGGGCGCCGCGGGTGTCGAGGCCGCGCGCGCCGCGGGGTTCGCGTTGGTGATCGGCGTCGACCCGGGCGGGCAGGGCGACGCACTGGGTGAGGCCGGGGCCGACGCGGTGGTCGGGGACCTCGGCGACATCACCGTACGGACCGGGGATCACCGGATGTCGCAGCTGCCCGATGCGTTGCAGGCCCTGACAGGCGCCGCCGATGGCCCGGCCACCCGGCGACCGGCCGTGTTCTTCGATTTCGACGGCACGCTCTCGGACATCGTCGACGATCCGGACGCGGCGCGGCCCGTCGCCGGGGCCACCGAGGCGCTGGGCAAGCTGGCCACCCGCTGCCCGGTCGCGGTGCTGTCCGGCCGCGACTTGGCCGACGTGACGAAACGCGTTGGCGTACCGGGTATCTGGTATGCGGGTAGCCACGGTTTCGAGCTGACCGCACCCGACGGCAGCCACCACCAGAACGACGACGCGGCCGCCGCCATCCCGGTGCTCGAACAGGCGGCCGGGCAGCTGCGCGACCGGCTGGGCGCGATCCCCGGTGTTGTGGTGGAGCACAAGCGATTCGGGGTCGCCGTGCACTACCGCAATGCCGCGCGTGACCGTGTCGGCGAGGTGCTGGCGGCGGTGCGCGCCGCGGGCCGCCGCGACGCGCTTCGGGTGACCACCGGCCGCGAGGTCATCGAGCTGCGCCCAGACCTGGACTGGGACAAGGGGAAAACGCTGCGCTGGGTGATCGACCACCTGCACGAGGCCGAGTCGGGTCCGCTGACGCCGGTCTACCTCGGCGACGACATCACCGACGAGGACGCGTTCGACGCCGTGCGCGCCGATGGCGTGCCGATCCTGGTGCGGCACAGCGACGACGGCGACCGCGCCACCGCGGCGCTGTTCGCGCTGGACAGTCCCACCCTAGCCGCCGAATTCACCGACCGGCTGGCCGATCAGCTGGCGCGCTAG
- a CDS encoding MaoC family dehydratase yields MAIDPSAVGAVTEPMQFEWNDRDTLLYALGVGAGIDDLAFTTENSHDIDQQVLPTYAVICCPAFGAGGLVGKFNWAMLLHGSQSIRLHAPLPPAGRLSVVSEVADIQDKGEGKNAILVLRGRGTEPESGQLIAETLTTLVIRGEGGFGGMPGQRPVAPEFPDREPDARIALPTREDQALIYRLSGDRNPLHSDPWFAREMAGFPKPILHGLCSYGVAGRALVAELGQGVAANVTSIAARFTSPVFPGETLTTLIWRTEPGKAVFRTEASGAEGSEAGRVVLDDGAVEYA; encoded by the coding sequence ATGGCGATTGATCCGAGTGCCGTCGGCGCGGTCACCGAACCAATGCAGTTCGAATGGAACGACCGGGACACGCTGCTCTACGCGCTCGGTGTCGGCGCCGGGATCGACGACCTGGCTTTCACCACCGAGAACAGCCACGACATCGACCAGCAGGTGCTGCCCACCTACGCGGTGATCTGCTGCCCGGCCTTCGGCGCGGGCGGCCTGGTCGGAAAGTTCAACTGGGCCATGCTGTTACACGGATCGCAGAGCATCCGCCTGCATGCACCGCTGCCGCCCGCGGGAAGGCTTTCGGTGGTTTCCGAGGTCGCCGACATCCAGGACAAGGGCGAGGGCAAGAACGCGATCCTGGTGTTGCGCGGCCGTGGCACCGAGCCGGAGTCCGGGCAGCTGATCGCCGAGACGCTCACCACCCTGGTCATCCGGGGCGAGGGCGGCTTCGGGGGCATGCCGGGTCAGCGGCCGGTCGCACCCGAATTCCCCGACCGCGAGCCCGACGCCCGCATCGCCCTGCCCACCCGCGAAGACCAGGCGCTGATCTACCGGCTCTCCGGTGACCGCAACCCGCTGCACAGCGACCCGTGGTTCGCCCGCGAGATGGCCGGTTTCCCCAAGCCGATCCTGCACGGACTGTGCAGCTACGGGGTTGCGGGTCGCGCGCTGGTGGCCGAGCTCGGCCAGGGCGTCGCGGCCAACGTCACCTCGATCGCCGCGCGGTTCACCTCGCCGGTGTTCCCGGGCGAGACGCTGACCACGCTGATCTGGCGCACCGAGCCGGGTAAGGCGGTGTTCCGCACCGAGGCTTCCGGTGCCGAAGGATCGGAGGCCGGTCGGGTGGTACTCGACGACGGCGCGGTGGAATACGCCTAG
- a CDS encoding histidine phosphatase family protein, whose protein sequence is MPKRSMIKKAAVALAALTAMMMVAGCGGSSPQARSITVTFIRHAQSEANASGTIDTEVPGPGLSPEGKGQAEQIAHQLGRKDYDAVYASTMTRAQQTAAPLAAELGKQVEVLPGVQEINAGWYNGKPESMAKSTYMLAPVNWINGDVSDSIPGSISGKEFNEQFTAAVNKVYNSGHRNPVVFSHLNSIMVWTLMNARNAKDSLMNTHPIPNTGRVVISGNPMTGWTLVDWDGIRDFRN, encoded by the coding sequence ATGCCCAAGCGCAGCATGATCAAAAAGGCCGCGGTCGCGCTGGCCGCGCTCACCGCCATGATGATGGTCGCCGGCTGCGGCGGCTCCTCCCCCCAGGCGCGGTCCATCACGGTGACGTTCATCCGGCACGCCCAGTCGGAGGCCAACGCCAGCGGCACCATCGACACCGAGGTGCCGGGCCCGGGTCTGAGCCCGGAGGGCAAAGGGCAGGCCGAACAGATCGCGCACCAACTGGGCCGCAAGGACTACGACGCCGTCTACGCCTCCACCATGACCCGGGCGCAGCAGACCGCCGCCCCGCTGGCCGCCGAACTCGGCAAGCAGGTCGAGGTGTTGCCCGGCGTCCAGGAGATCAACGCCGGCTGGTACAACGGCAAACCGGAGTCGATGGCGAAGTCGACGTACATGTTGGCGCCGGTGAACTGGATCAACGGCGACGTGTCCGACAGTATCCCCGGCTCGATCAGCGGCAAAGAGTTCAACGAGCAGTTCACCGCGGCCGTCAACAAGGTCTACAACAGCGGCCACCGTAACCCGGTGGTGTTCTCGCATCTGAACTCGATCATGGTGTGGACGCTGATGAACGCCCGGAACGCCAAGGACAGCCTGATGAACACCCACCCGATACCCAACACGGGTCGCGTGGTGATCAGCGGTAACCCGATGACCGGCTGGACGCTGGTCGACTGGGACGGGATCCGCGACTTCCGCAACTGA
- a CDS encoding SDR family oxidoreductase, with protein sequence MRYVVTGGTGFIGRRVVSRLLESRPDAQVWVLVRRQSLGRFERLAEHWGERVKPLVAALPELELSDADIAELGEIDHVVHCAAIYDITAGEAEQRASNVEGTRAVIGLAQRLDATLHHVSSIAVAGDFAGEYTEDDFDVGQQLPTPYHQTKFEAELLVRAATGLRHRIYRPAVVVGDSRTGEMDKVDGPYYFFGVLAKLAVLPSLTPILLPDTGRTNIVPVDYVVDALVALMHAEGRDGQTFHLTAEKTIGLRGIYRGVARAAGLPPLRGSLPRSVAAPVLKVRGRAKVVRNMAATQLGIPAEVFDVVDLAPTFVSEKTRDALQGTGIRVPEFSGYAPKLWRYWAEHLDPDRARRDDPQGPLQGRHVIITGASSGIGRAAAVAIAERGATVFALARNGAALDALVAEIRANGGAAHAFTCDVTDSASVEHTVKDILGRFDHVDYLVNNAGRSIRRSVVNSTDRLHDYERVMAVNYFGAVRMVLALLPHWRERRFGHVVNVSSAGVQARNPKYSSYLPTKAALDAFSDVVGSEVLSDHITFTNIHMPLVRTPMIVPSHRLNPVPAISPERAAAMVVRGLVEKPARIDTPLGTLAEAGNYFAPRTSRRVLHQLYLGYPDSAAARGETTEPPPAVAPRTARRKPSRPVRAVTRGIRTPRGVKRLVRLVPGVHW encoded by the coding sequence ATGCGGTATGTCGTTACCGGCGGTACCGGGTTTATTGGTCGCCGCGTCGTGTCTCGTCTTCTGGAATCCCGGCCCGATGCGCAGGTGTGGGTGCTGGTGCGACGGCAGTCGCTGGGCCGCTTCGAGCGGCTCGCCGAACACTGGGGTGAGCGGGTCAAGCCGCTGGTCGCCGCGCTGCCGGAGCTGGAGCTGAGCGACGCGGACATCGCCGAGCTGGGCGAGATCGATCACGTGGTGCACTGTGCGGCGATCTACGACATCACCGCCGGCGAAGCCGAGCAGCGAGCCAGCAACGTCGAGGGCACCCGCGCGGTGATCGGGCTGGCGCAGCGGCTGGACGCGACGCTGCACCACGTGTCGTCGATCGCCGTGGCGGGTGATTTCGCCGGCGAATACACCGAGGACGACTTCGACGTGGGCCAGCAGCTGCCGACGCCGTATCACCAGACCAAGTTCGAGGCCGAGCTGCTGGTGCGCGCGGCGACCGGGCTGCGGCATCGCATCTACCGCCCGGCGGTGGTGGTGGGCGATTCCCGCACCGGCGAGATGGACAAGGTGGACGGGCCGTACTACTTCTTCGGGGTGCTGGCCAAGCTGGCGGTGCTGCCGTCGCTGACCCCGATCCTGCTGCCGGACACCGGTCGCACCAACATCGTCCCGGTCGACTACGTCGTCGACGCGCTGGTCGCGCTAATGCACGCCGAGGGCCGCGACGGGCAGACGTTCCACCTGACCGCCGAGAAAACCATCGGCTTGCGCGGCATCTACCGCGGCGTGGCCAGGGCGGCCGGGCTGCCGCCGCTGCGCGGGTCGCTGCCGCGTTCGGTGGCCGCCCCGGTGCTCAAGGTGCGCGGGCGCGCCAAGGTGGTGCGCAACATGGCGGCCACCCAGCTCGGCATCCCCGCCGAGGTGTTCGACGTCGTCGACCTGGCGCCCACGTTCGTCAGTGAGAAGACTCGGGATGCCCTGCAGGGCACCGGGATACGCGTTCCGGAGTTTTCCGGCTACGCACCCAAGCTGTGGCGGTACTGGGCGGAGCACCTGGATCCGGATCGCGCGCGCCGCGACGATCCGCAGGGACCGCTGCAGGGCCGGCACGTCATCATCACCGGCGCGTCCAGCGGCATCGGGCGGGCGGCGGCCGTCGCGATCGCCGAGCGGGGCGCCACCGTGTTCGCGCTGGCGCGCAACGGCGCGGCGCTGGATGCGCTGGTGGCCGAGATCCGCGCCAACGGCGGTGCCGCCCATGCCTTTACCTGCGATGTGACCGATTCCGCGTCGGTGGAACACACCGTCAAAGACATTTTGGGACGCTTCGACCACGTCGACTATCTGGTGAACAACGCGGGCCGGTCGATCCGCCGCTCGGTGGTCAACTCCACCGACCGGCTGCACGATTACGAACGGGTGATGGCGGTCAACTACTTCGGTGCGGTGCGGATGGTGCTGGCGCTGCTACCGCATTGGCGCGAGCGCCGATTCGGTCACGTCGTCAACGTGTCGAGCGCCGGGGTGCAGGCACGCAATCCCAAGTACAGCTCCTACCTGCCGACCAAGGCCGCGCTGGACGCGTTCTCGGACGTGGTGGGTTCGGAGGTGCTGTCCGATCACATCACCTTCACCAACATCCATATGCCGCTGGTGCGCACCCCGATGATCGTGCCGTCGCACCGGCTCAACCCGGTGCCGGCGATCAGCCCCGAACGCGCGGCGGCGATGGTGGTGCGCGGCCTGGTGGAGAAGCCGGCCCGCATCGACACGCCCCTGGGCACGCTGGCCGAAGCCGGCAATTATTTCGCCCCGCGCACTTCGCGGCGGGTTCTGCACCAGCTCTATCTCGGCTATCCCGATTCGGCCGCGGCGCGCGGGGAGACCACCGAACCGCCGCCGGCGGTGGCTCCGCGGACGGCACGCCGCAAGCCCAGCCGGCCCGTGCGCGCCGTCACCCGGGGCATCCGGACACCCCGGGGCGTCAAGCGGCTGGTCCGCCTGGTGCCCGGCGTGCACTGGTAG
- the cmaA1 gene encoding cyclopropane mycolic acid synthase CmaA1, whose protein sequence is MPTTSEPPEGAELTPHFDDVQAHYDLSDEFFRLFLDPTQTYSCAYFERDDMTLEEAQIAKIDLALGKLGLQPGMTLLDVGCGWGATMMRAMEKYDVNVVGLTLSRNQADHVEELIAKSGSPRSARILLEGWEKFDEPVDRIVSIGAFEHFGHERYDAFFTLAHDLLPDDGVMLLHTITGLHPTEMAERGMPISFTFARFIKFIVTEIFPGGRLPSIPMVEERATANGFTVTRVQSLQPHYAKTLDIWAAALQAHKDEAIAVQSEEVYERYMKYLTGCADAFRIGYIDVNQFTLQK, encoded by the coding sequence ATGCCAACGACGTCGGAGCCCCCCGAGGGTGCTGAGTTAACGCCGCACTTCGACGATGTGCAGGCCCACTACGACTTGTCGGACGAGTTCTTTCGGCTATTTCTCGACCCGACCCAGACGTACAGCTGCGCCTACTTCGAGCGCGACGACATGACGCTGGAAGAGGCGCAGATCGCCAAGATCGACCTCGCGCTCGGCAAGCTCGGGCTGCAACCCGGCATGACGTTACTCGACGTCGGCTGCGGTTGGGGCGCGACCATGATGCGCGCGATGGAAAAGTACGACGTCAACGTCGTCGGCCTCACCCTGAGCCGCAACCAGGCCGACCACGTCGAGGAGCTGATCGCGAAGTCCGGCAGCCCTCGTTCGGCGCGGATCCTGCTGGAGGGCTGGGAGAAGTTCGACGAGCCGGTCGACCGGATCGTCAGCATCGGCGCGTTCGAGCACTTCGGGCACGAGCGTTACGACGCGTTCTTCACCCTGGCGCACGACCTGCTGCCCGACGACGGGGTCATGCTGCTGCACACCATCACCGGGCTGCACCCGACCGAGATGGCCGAACGCGGCATGCCGATCTCGTTCACCTTCGCCCGGTTCATCAAATTCATTGTCACCGAGATCTTCCCGGGCGGGCGGCTGCCGTCGATACCGATGGTGGAAGAGCGCGCCACCGCCAACGGGTTCACCGTGACCCGCGTGCAGTCGCTGCAACCGCACTACGCGAAGACCCTCGACATCTGGGCCGCCGCGCTGCAGGCCCACAAGGACGAGGCCATCGCGGTGCAGTCCGAGGAAGTCTACGAGCGGTACATGAAATACCTGACCGGTTGTGCCGACGCGTTCCGGATCGGATACATCGACGTCAACCAGTTCACGCTGCAGAAGTGA